GGACTGGGCATGGAGGAAGTATGGAACATCAATCAATTTGCGATCGATACCCGCATGCCGGATCTAACGCTGTTGTTCGATGTGGAGCCGAAGATTGGCATGGCACGGATCACGGCGAATGCAGAACGGGAATTAAATCGGCTGGATATGGAGAACATGGCATTTCACGAGAAGGTTAGGGAAGGCTATCTATTGGTAGCAGAGCGTAATCCGGATCGAATTCGCATTGTAGATGCTTCCAAGACGCCGGCTCAGGTGGAAAGAGAAATGATTCGTCACTTGGAAGACGCGATATTAAAGGATTTTTGAGGTTGTTTGTCAAATAAGTAGTGTTAAGGACATATGATGTCCAAATAAACAAGGAGGGTTTACCATGAAATTGATTGTTGCGATTGTCCAGGATAAAGATAGCAACCGTCTCTCCGCCGCATTGGTCAAAGCTAATTTTCGGGCAACAAAGCTTGCAAGTACAGGCGGCTTCTTGAAGGCGGGGAACACCACCTTTATGATCGGGGTAGACGATTCACAGGTTGAAAGTGTGCTCAGCGTCATTCGCACAAGCTGTAAGGTTCGTGAACAGCTGGTCACTCCGGTAACCCCAATGAGTGGTACAACCGATTCCTACTTGCCGCTTCCGGTCGAAGTACAGGTTGGTGGCGCAACGGTGTTTGTCCTCCCTGTAGAACGATTCGAGCATTTCTAAATTCATTTTCTGGATCTGCGATAGATACGTAACGGATGTTTTTATTGGGATATTTGACGGCTGTGTTCTCCTGTAACCCAAGTCTTCTGAAGCACTTCTGTATCATAATAAAAATAGTTACCGTAGATCGCTGCACTCGGGAGATGCTTTTAATAGATGGATGATCTCGATGGATTCCGGAAAATCACCCAATTCATCGATAATTATCGATGAATCGCTTGACAAGCAAACCATTTCAAGGTACGTTCACGTGAGGCATAGGTTTGTTCGATATGAACGTACCAGGTGCCTCCGTTTTATTAGATGCAAAGAATACGCAACAGGCGGTGGATCAGATGAAAATCAATCCGGGCTTTCGGCCCATGAAAAGTGAACTCACGGTGCCGGATGGCAACGCCAGACCGATTCAGCAGCGATCGTTCTCGGATATGATGCAGCAGCAGGGAGAACGCGCGACCCATGAAGAGTTGAGTCGTCAAATGCGTGAAATTGCAATGCAAGGCGATCGTTTGGCAAAAGTGATGACCGTTCGGGAGCTAAAAGCGTATAAATTGATGGTTCGCCGATTCCTGGAGGAAACGGTTCGTCGCGGTGTGAAAATGAAGGAAACGCGCGGCTGGGACCGCCGGGGACGCGGCAAGCGTTATAATGTAATTGATGAAGTCGATTCTGCGCTGCTCGCGATGGCGGATGAACTGCTGGATACGGAGCAGGGGAGAATTGATCTATTGAACAAGGTTGGAGAAATTCGAGGCATGCTGATCAATCTTGTATTCTAATCGCAAGAAGCAAGGAAGCGGATCGTGATTCATGACTGCTAAGTCTGGAGGATCATGAGGATTGATAGAAAGTGAGGACTTATGTCTTTTAATGATATCGTAGGTCAAGAGACTGCGAAGCAACTGCTGCAAAATGCCTTGCGCCGTAATGCGGTCAGTCATGCCTATCTGTTTAGCGGCCCCCATGGTGCCGGACAGATGCAGACGGCGCTTACGTTTGCCAAGGCATTGTTTTGTACGGAACTTGAAGACGATGCCTGCGGGCAGTGTTTGGAATGCCGCAAGGTAGATCATGGCAATCATCCCGATCTGACGTTGGTTGAGCCTGATGGAGCCAGCATTAAGATCGATCAGATCCGTGATCTTCAGCGTATATTCTCCTATCGATCGGAGAATCGAAATCCCAAAGTCTATATTATTGACCGAGCGGAGAAGATGACCACGCAGGCAGCCAACAGTCTGTTGAAATTTCTGGAGGAACCCCAGGCGCCGGCTGTAGCTATTCTGATTGCCGAGAATGGACAAGCCCTTCTGCCTACCATTCAATCGAGATCCCAGCAGGTTCCGTTCCGGGCTTTGGATCCGCAGATGATGGAGAAGGTTCTTGTAGGGGAAGGTTATCCTGCCGCACTTGTACGCTGCGCAGTTCATCTTTCGTCAGGACTTGATGAGTGCAGGAAAATATTGAGTGAGAATTGGTTTGCAGAAATTAGAAACCTAGTGTTACAATTAGGTAAGGAGTCTTTGAACCGCAGTGGCTCAGCAAT
Above is a window of Paenibacillus sp. FSL K6-1330 DNA encoding:
- the holB gene encoding DNA polymerase III subunit delta' produces the protein MSFNDIVGQETAKQLLQNALRRNAVSHAYLFSGPHGAGQMQTALTFAKALFCTELEDDACGQCLECRKVDHGNHPDLTLVEPDGASIKIDQIRDLQRIFSYRSENRNPKVYIIDRAEKMTTQAANSLLKFLEEPQAPAVAILIAENGQALLPTIQSRSQQVPFRALDPQMMEKVLVGEGYPAALVRCAVHLSSGLDECRKILSENWFAEIRNLVLQLGKESLNRSGSAIITASQKVFKTELSDHLDLLFSMFHLWFKDMIHVQYGRKESLVFIDQAEYISGHASARSTAQWVSYMDLAAECQKKLRYNVNGQLSLEQLLMGLGGNTPA
- a CDS encoding cyclic-di-AMP receptor encodes the protein MKLIVAIVQDKDSNRLSAALVKANFRATKLASTGGFLKAGNTTFMIGVDDSQVESVLSVIRTSCKVREQLVTPVTPMSGTTDSYLPLPVEVQVGGATVFVLPVERFEHF
- a CDS encoding YaaR family protein is translated as MKINPGFRPMKSELTVPDGNARPIQQRSFSDMMQQQGERATHEELSRQMREIAMQGDRLAKVMTVRELKAYKLMVRRFLEETVRRGVKMKETRGWDRRGRGKRYNVIDEVDSALLAMADELLDTEQGRIDLLNKVGEIRGMLINLVF